The genomic DNA ACAACTACTTCCTATGTCACACCACTAGATCCACTGCCACTGGATTTGTTCAAAGGGATCCACGGGTGGATATCTTTTCATCGACACCTCACAAACTGAAAGAAATAAGACCTCAACCAGGTGTATAATTGAGCATTGGACTTTTGTTTACAGTAAGGAGCACCAAGAGCTATCCGAAACCTAATGCTTTCACAATCAGTAAGCACAATCACCAAGGATTCTCTCAATGatgactaactgtaagtataCTTTTAAGCACATGTATAAGCTTCTGGCGCAAACGACTTCGTCATACTGTGCGGAATGGCGGCGCCGGACTGAGAGTTTGTCACGGAAGTAATTTCCATAGGGCACAGCAACGTTTCGGAACGAAAGCCAACTTGGACGGGAAAGAAAGCATCGGGATCAGAGCCAGGGATGCTAAATTCCATAGACGCTGTCGCGTTGGTGTTGGCGTCTACTTGATCAAAATGCCAGCACATCATGCCCGCGCGAGAGTCATGCTTAAAGACACCGTCAATCGACTCGACGACCGGTGCATCCGTTGTCCCCAGCGGCAGCAGTATGTTTACATCCTGCAACACAAGGTCCTTTCGAGTTAATTCCATTTCAATGTTGACATTGATCGAGCCACCTTCATCTTCCGGCCAGCAGTTAATGGACAAAGGTGCCACATCATCGCCAGCATAGGACCAACGTAGAATGCCAACTCCACGGCTGAGTGGAAATCCTTTGCCTCCCTTGAGTGTCAACGTTCCTGACGTTTCGTAAGCTTTTTTGTCCACCTTTGGATGCGTGGCATAGGAAAACTGGGCTGGTAGTTGTGCTTTGTTTACGTTGACTAGAGCTAGGGCGCCAGCATCAGTATTGGCGGTCAACGTAAGCGTTCCTTTGACTTCAGCGGATTCTACGGCGCCTTCGCGATTCATTTGCACGGTAACCTTTTCCTCCATGACAAGTGTAAGAGGAGTGGAGGGGGTTGCTGTCTGTTTTGGTGGTGCCGAACTTAAACCAAACGCATTACCGCCGGCAGCACCCGTACCGCCAAACAGGTTGTCTTCCGCAGCCATGGCGGCCATGACATCTTTCTTCATTCCATTGCCGCCAAGTCCGAGACCGCCTCCCGCTGCACCACCTCCCAGCTTCATACCCGATTTTGCCAGAACCTTGGGTGGTTCCGGAATGGCTGGGGCGGGAGTATGATAGGGAGAATAACCCGGTTGAGATTGCTGCATCCCGGAATTGAAGGCATCCATcattccaccaccacccggGTTGCCGCCCCCACCAAATCCTTCCATACCTCCCATGGGCACACCGACCCCAGTACCACCTTGCATCATGTTGTTGCGCAACTGCGCCATTTGACGCTCTTTGATAGTCTTGGCTTGGCGCTGCATCTCTGCCTTGGCTTGGTCTTCTTTGGATTGCTTGAGCGCGAGATGTATCTTTTCTTCGTGACTGTCCATGAGTAGATTGGTTCGAATGGAGGACAGCGAGGCGTCTTCCTTGTATCCTCCCGACGTCAGGACTTCGTCAAAGGCAAAGATCAAATCAAAAGCGTTCTCGTGGATCGCGTGTTCCTGGAGTCCTCCGCAAATGTCGGGAACGACCTTGGCGAGCAAACGCAAGGTCCCTAGATCCTGCACAATGTTGGAAGTCTTTGTGGTGATCATTAACAGATACATTTGATTCTCGAGTGGCTGATACACATAACGCACGGAGTCTGTTTCGACGTAGGTATGATTCTGCGAAGTGTGACCTACGAGCTTGGGAAAGGCGGCTAGTAAGCCTTCCACTCGCAAGCGGTTCATTTCCACGAACTGACGCGAAACAAGCGCTTTGCCCTGTCTCGTGCAGACGGAGGCAGAAAGGACAACCTAAACATGACAAAATACAAAATCACGAGGAACACGTGCGTCAGTATACGTGAGGATAAACATTGATTCGGGAGAAAAGGCCTTTCTCCCGACATGGATAATCAAAAAGAACCGTGCGGGGACTGTGCTGCATAGTCAGCGGTCTTTCGCGAGTACCCAAATGACTGCAATCGGCAGCGGTCGAGTTCGAGTCTCTGCAGACGCACCATGATTCCgataaagaagaagacgGGTGAGACTCTGTTGGAAAGCCAAAAGGACGTTTTGTTCGATAACGTGCTTGGACGAGTGGGGTCACGGCAATGCCTATTCGACACGCAGGGGAGAATTGTCTCTTTCGTTGCACGGCTCAATTTCACAGGGTTGTCGTCGAGCGGCGGCTACGGTGTCCGAACAGGAAAGCAGTGTTTACAATTAACTGTTAGTGCGAGTGCGTCGATTCTGCTTACAGCTAGTAGGAACTCGCGTAAAGGCAAGTCAAGTCAGTATTACCGTCCGACGCCATAACCAGATTGTACTCCCACATCTACTTTGGTCTAGATTTTTAATCAATAACTCTCTTAACAACATAAGATAGATTCAAGTGATGGAGATTTCGCCGCAGTAGTACGTACACCTATTGGTGCAAAGATAATCGAATCCAAGAAATGGTAGCTCGATAAGGAGATTATGGattctagctagctctaATTGTAAAGCTAATTGGAAGTACTGGGATTCACACGAAGTCACACGAGGTCAACCACAGGTTAGCAATACTCTAAGCGGTTTCTCCGAATGTACCAGGTAAGCGTGACAATGTTCGAGGAATGGGTTCTGCCTCTACTTATGATGTTACAGTTATTCTTCCAACCGATGAAAGGTGACATCCTTATAGAGAGACTATTTCTTTATCAACGCGGCTGCTGCCGCGGTAGGAATATTCCAAGGAGTAGCAAAACGAGTAGGATTGAAAACTTCCATATTAACGTTTGGTATCGACGAGCCGTTCACTATCAGATTGGCCATGGCTTCGCCAGTAGCAGGTCCTAAAAGAATACCCCAGCATCCGTGGCCAGCCGCCACGTAACACCCcaactgctccgggatccGGCCCATCACTGGAATACCGTCAATTGACGTAGGAAGATAACATGCTTGTCCCAAAACTGGCTCCTGCGACAACACGCCATCACCAGTACCAGAAATTCCAGACGCGTCACGTACTGACTCCAGAATGGTCTGCAGCTTGTCCTCACGGATCGACTCCTCGCCCGGTTGTTCGTCCACAACGACAGCTGCTTCTGGAAAACCGGTGCAATACGCGGTTTGATCAGGTCGCACGTATACTTCGGGATCTCCACAGCCACTGAAAAAGACGCACTGCGAAAGGACCCTGCTGGTAGGAATAACTACAGAATGATACTTTACTCCTTGCATCATACTGGGGGCTGTCCACGGACCACAGGCGAACAGTAGCGCGTCGCATTCCAGCAAACTACCGTCGCCAAGCTTGGCACCTTGCAAACGCCCAGATTCATCGTCATGTACGGCACCGATCACACTCCCTTGACGAAGTGAATTTCCACCCACCTGTTTCTTTGCAGCCTTCCAAAGCTCCTCGCACAATCGTTTCGGATGCACTTGGGCAATTGTAGACTCGTCGCCCAGTGGTTGCATTCCTCGAACAGTGTTTTGCGCTAAGTCGTCATGCTGAGCCCATTCCACCGTCGAAAGTTTTTTACCGTTCGGACGCCGCGATGAAAACGGATCGACGCTGACTGCCGCACAAGTCAATCGCCGGTACTGAATTGTATTGGCTCCTAGTTCGTCAGCAAGCTGCTGGTGCAGGTCGAACGATCGGCGTGTTAAGGCCTCAGTTGGACTGTTGTCGTTCCAGTCTTTGGCTAGAAACCCTCCAGCTTTTCCAGACGCGGCAGGAGCAATGGAACCCGTGGGATCAACTAACGTAACCCGTACATCGTAACGCATGGCCAAAAAATACGCAGTTGTCGTGCCCACAATCCCAGCCCCTGCGATCACAACATGATCCACTTTAGAATCGACCGAAGCAGACATTAACAACTttggctgactgtgaaacgaaGAGCGCCCAAACTGTCGGGATGGAGCGACGAAGGCAAAAACGATAGGAAACAAATTGAACACGTTGGGGACAAAGGTGGCGTAAATAGCAAAAACACGACGGACAATGAAATTGTGATGGTTGTGCCTGTTGGTCATGGCGCTCCTTAAAATCTAGCTTTGTGCTTGGGACTCGAATTCAACAGCTCGgaagaaaaattcgaaatCGACGGAAAATGATCGTTGAGGGTTTGCGACGGGAGCCAGATTCGTGATGTCAAATCCAAGGTGTCCATGCCTTATACACAAACTAACCCACACAAACTAACCCGCATCTGTCTTTCGAGCTACTCATTACCAGGTCATATATCGAAAAACTTACGTTTCCAAGAGGAGTCGACACACGAGCCTGCCTAAAGACATTGTAATCATGTGGTGTTGATAATATACAACTATCTGACACCTTGAGTTTGAATGATAGTTCCTTAGATTTTGGCCCTCTACGAGAACAGAATTTCATTCCAACATTGGCCTCAGGTCGCTTTTCACAATCTCCATCACATTTGGACTAGCAGGGGAAGAACTTTACATTCAAAAGACTAGCTTCTACAGTTGGCTTTATATGTGGCCGTCCGGTCAAAATACTGATAGCAAGATCTTTGATACCTTTAATACTGTGCCAGCGAACCCACCTTTTTAGAAAGTGCCTGCTCCTTCTCTAAAGCATCGCTGAACACCAAAAGCTTTTCCTGCAGAGACAAAATCAttgtttcttttctttctacAACGCTTTCGAGTGCGCAAATGCTGTCGTGTTTGCACATAAAAATGGGTGAGGCTTGGCTTTCCCGTCTTGCATGAGGCAGCGATCCAGAAACAACTTACTACTCCTCGATGGCTTCATTGTCGACTCCGTCCCTTTGCACCTCCTGTAAAAGTTTTCCTTCTTCCGTGAGCAATTCAGCATTCTCCTGAATATTTCTAAACGTGAGGGTAGAAAATGCATCAGGACGGCTGAATCATTGCAAACCCTGAGACGGCTTCAAAAAGCAGCCTCTTACCTCATGTGCATACTCAAgattgcttcttcttgttcaaATAAACCTTGCACAGTGCGTCGCAGCTCGGTCTCCTCCTGTGTCGCACCTGAGACGGCGTCTAAATCATCCGACGGGCTACGACGTACTAATACTTCCTTACGAAGCATTGTATTCGTCCCTGACCTCGGTGTAAATCGGGTTGCACTCCCTTCAACCACTGCTGTCTTTTCATCTATACCCAGACTGTTTGGAAGTTGATCCGATGCTGTAGATGACGTGTCTGCACTCCGAGGCGACACTTTCCGTCGCATCGGACTCTTGGCAATATCACCAGCTTTGGTGCCGGCGCGTTGCTCTTTGATCCTGCCAGCGTATCGTAGCGTGTTCAAAGAATGATCCGTCGCGGATGCTCCTGGAGAGACTGTTGCAATCATGGTGGTCATGGCGGCAGGTGAGGTGAAACAATCTTTGAGAATCAAAGTCAATTTCGAGGAACGATACGGGACGTGTTTAGCTCCGGACTTGTTTTTGTTATCCAAGGCACGAATGCATTCCTTCAAAGCCAGTAACGACGTATTAAT from Phaeodactylum tricornutum CCAP 1055/1 chromosome 22, whole genome shotgun sequence includes the following:
- a CDS encoding predicted protein codes for the protein MTNRHNHHNFIVRRVFAIYATFVPNVFNLFPIVFAFVAPSRQFGRSSFHSQPKLLMSASVDSKVDHVVIAGAGIVGTTTAYFLAMRYDVRVTLVDPTGSIAPAASGKAGGFLAKDWNDNSPTEALTRRSFDLHQQLADELGANTIQYRRLTCAAVSVDPFSSRRPNGKKLSTVEWAQHDDLAQNTVRGMQPLGDESTIAQVHPKRLCEELWKAAKKQVGGNSLRQGSVIGAVHDDESGRLQGAKLGDGSLLECDALLFACGPWTAPSMMQGVKYHSVVIPTSRVLSQCVFFSGCGDPEVYVRPDQTAYCTGFPEAAVVVDEQPGEESIREDKLQTILESVRDASGISGTGDGVLSQEPVLGQACYLPTSIDGIPVMGRIPEQLGCYVAAGHGCWGILLGPATGEAMANLIVNGSSIPNVNMEVFNPTRFATPWNIPTAAAAALIKK
- the COPdelta gene encoding predicted protein (delta coatomer, subunit of the Coat Protein complex COP I) → MVVLSASVCTRQGKALVSRQFVEMNRLRVEGLLAAFPKLVGHTSQNHTYVETDSVRYVYQPLENQMYLLMITTKTSNIVQDLGTLRLLAKVVPDICGGLQEHAIHENAFDLIFAFDEVLTSGGYKEDASLSSIRTNLLMDSHEEKIHLALKQSKEDQAKAEMQRQAKTIKERQMAQLRNNMMQGGTGQSQPGYSPYHTPAPAIPEPPKVLAKSGMKLGGGAAGGGLGLGGNGMKKDVMAAMAAEDNLFGGTGAAGGNAFGLSSAPPKQTATPSTPLTLVMEEKVTVQMNREGAVESAEVKGTLTLTANTDAGALALVNVNKAQLPAQFSYATHPKVDKKAYETSGTLTLKGGKGFPLSRGVGILRWSYAGDDVAPLSINCWPEDEGGSINVNIEMELTRKDLVLQDVNILLPLGTTDAPVVESIDGVFKHDSRAGMMCWHFDQVDANTNATASMEFSIPGSDPDAFFPVQVGFRSETLLCPMEITSVTNSQSGAAIPHSMTKSFAPEAYTCA